The Thunnus albacares chromosome 21, fThuAlb1.1, whole genome shotgun sequence genome window below encodes:
- the slc12a7b gene encoding solute carrier family 12 member 7 isoform X1, translating to MGERFVVVPVDGGGGVAGEDEHSDAVVSDPAPDTGSGGREEEKEAGEDSVFEQQDPNAVVPILEYNREPNKYVSSQRVKERPRCEESDGVPKENSPFINNTDNDKGNSYDGTNMALFEEEMDSNPMVSSLLNKLANYTNLTQGAQEHEEADDDEGPKKKAVKSPQMGTFMGVYLPCLQNILGVILFLRLTWIVGTAGILESLAIVGLCCSCTMLTAISMSAIATNGVVPAGGSYYMISRSLGPEFGGAVGLCFYLGTTFAGSMYILGTIEILLTYIVPKIAIFVAERKEDEVDALLNNMRVYGTGCLALMSLVVFVGVKYVNKLALVFLACVILSILAIYAGVIKTIFEPPDFPVCLLGNRTLQNHNFDKCSKFEVIGNLTVTTKLWQLFCDGPDLNATCNEYFVNNNVTEVQGIPGLTSGVISENMWSEYGPLGMLVENKKLPSVAGGDPARDIYLPYVMNDITSFFTLLVGIYFPSVTGIMAGSNRSGDLRDAQKSIPIGTILAIATTSIIYVTCVVLFGGCIEGILLRDKFGDSVKGNLVIGTLSWPSPWVIVIGSFFSCCGAGLQSLTGAPRLLQAIARDGIVPFLQVFGHGKANGEPTWALLLTAGICEIGILIASLDAVAPILSMFFLMCYLFVNLACAVQTLLRTPNWRPRFKYYHWALSFLGMSLCLALMFISSWYYAIVAIAIAGCIYKYIEYRGAEKEWGDGIRGLSLNAARYALIRLEEAPPHTKNWRPQLLVLLNLDSDQVVKHPRLLSFTTQLKAGKGLTIVGNVLEGTYLTKEAEAKSAEQNIKAAMSAERTKGFCHVVVSSNLRDGFSHLIQSAGLGGMKHNSVLMAWPGNWKQSNDPQSWKNFIETIRETTAAHQALLVAKNVDSFPTNQDRLGEGTIDVWWVVHDGGMLMLLPFLLRQHKVWRKCKMRIFTVAQMDDNSIQMKKDLQMFLYHLRLDAEVEVVEMHDNDISAFTYEKTLMMEQRSQMLKQMQLSRTEREREIQSITDESRSSIRRKNQGAAQTSNLSRQSSQTEDTQEDEAQLIHDRNTASHATINDKAETGPERVHMTWTKDKLFTERNRNREGNANVAVRDLFNMKPEWESLNQSNVRRMHTAIKLNEVVVNKSQGAHLVLLNMPGPPRNRGGDENYMEFLEVLLEGLNRVLLVRGGGREVITIYS from the exons GTGATGGTGTCCCGAAGGAAAACAGTCCCTTCATCAACAACACAGACAATGACAAAGGAAATAGCTACGATGGCACCAATATGGCACTTTTTGAG GAGGAGATGGACAGCAACCCCATGGTGTCATCTCTCCTCAATAAACTGGCAAACTACACCAATCTCACCCAGGGGGCCCAGGAGCATGAGGaggctgatgatgatgaggggCCCAAGAAGAAAGCTGTCAAG AGCCCTCAGATGGGGACCTTCATGGGTGTCTACCTCCCCTGCCTCCAGAATATTCTGGGGGTCATCCTGTTTCTTCGCCTTACCTGGATCGTTGGCACCGCCGGCATCTTGGAGTCCCTGGCTATTGTCGGCTTGTGCTGCTCTTGT ACCATGCTGACAGCCATATCCATGAGTGCAATCGCTACTAATGGAGTTGTGCCAG CTGGAGGCTCCTACTACATGATTTCCAGATCTCTCGGTCCAGAGTTTGGTGGAGCGGTCGGTCTTTGTTTCTACCTGGGCACAACCTTCGCTGGTTCCATGTACATCCTGGGTACTATAGAGATTCTACTG ACCTACATAGTGCCTAAGATAGCCATCTTTGtggcagagagaaaagaggatgaGGTGGATGCCTTGCTGAATAACATGCGTGTTTATGGGACAGGCTGCCTTGCACTGATGTCCTTGGTCGTCTTTGTAGGGGTCAAATACGTCAACAAGCTAGCTCTAGTTTTCCTGGCCTGTGTCATTCTTTCCATCCTCGCCATCTATGCTGGAGTCATCAAGACCATCTTTGAGCCACCTGACTTTCC TGTTTGTTTGCTGGGGAATCGCACTCTGCAGAACCACAACTTTGACAAGTGTTCTAAGTTTGAGGTGATAGGCAACTTGACTGTCACTACCAAGCTGTGGCAGCTGTTCTGTGATGGACCCGACCTAAATGCCACCTGCAACGAATATTTTGTCAACAACAATGTGACTGAGGTGCAGGGCATCCCTGGACTGACCAGCGGAGTTATTTCAG AAAATATGTGGTCAGAATATGGCCCTCTGGGTATGCTGGTGGAAAACAAGAAGTTGCCGTCTGTTGCTGGAGGTGACCCCGCCCGGGATATCTACCTGCCCTATGTAATGAACGATATCACCAGCTTCTTCACACTACTGGTCGGCATCTACTTTCCCTCTGTCACTG GTATCATGGCTGGTTCAAACCGGTCAGGTGACTTGCGAGATGCCCAGAAGTCCATCCCCATTGGGACCATCCTGGCTATTGCTACCACCTCCATCATCT ACGTCACCTGTGTGGTGCTATTCGGTGGCTGCATCGAGGGCATTTTGCTTCGAGACAA GTTTGGTGACTCTGTGAAAGGGAACCTTGTTATTGGCACACTGTCTTGGCCCTCACCTTGGGTTATTGTGATTGgctctttcttttcctgctgCGGAGCCGGGCTACAAAGTTTGACAGGGGCCCCACGGCTGCTGCAGGCCATCGCACGAGATGGCATCGTACCGTTCTTACAG GTGTTTGGTCATGGGAAAGCTAATGGAGAACCTACCTGGGCTCTACTGCTGACTGCTGGGATCTGTGAGATCGGCATCCTCATCGCTTCCCTGGACGCTGTGGCTCCTATCCTCTCCAT gTTTTTCCTCATGTGCTACCTGTTTGTCAACCTGGCCTGTGCAGTTCAGACCCTGCTGCGAACGCCCAACTGGAGACCACGCTTCAAATACTACCACTG GGCTCTGTCCTTCCTGGGGATGAGCTTGTGTCTCGCCCTCATGTTCATCTCGTCCTGGTATTATGCTATTGTGGCCATAGCCATCGCTGGCTGCATCTACAAATACATTGAATACCGAGG GGCAGAGAAGGAGTGGGGCGATGGCATCCGCGGCCTGTCTCTTAATGCGGCCCGCTATGCTCTCATTCGCCTTGAGGAGGCTCCACCACACACCAAGAACTGGAG GCCTCAGTTGTTGGTGCTTCTGAACCTGGACTCAGATCAAGTGGTCAAACACCCTCGTCTGCTGTCGTTCACCACTCAACTGAAGGCGGGGAAAGGCCTGACTATAGTGGGGAATGTGTTAGAGGGAACCTATCTCACCAAAGAGGCAGAGGCAAAGAGTGCTGAGCAG AACATCAAGGCTGCCATGTCAGCAGAGCGTACCAAGGGTTTCTGCCATGTCGTAGTGTCTTCCAACCTCAGAGATGGCTTCTCCCATCTCATCCAGTCTGCGGGGCTGGGAGGCATGAAGCATAACAGCGTCCTAATGGCCTGGCCTGGAAACTGGAAGCAGTCCAATGACCCACAGTCATGGAAGAATTTCATAG AGACAATACGGGAGACCACAGCTGCCCATCAGGCTTTGCTTGTGGCCAAGAATGTGGACAGTTTCCCTACAAACCAGGACCGCCTCGGAGAGGGCACTATCGACGTGTGGTGGGTGGTTCACGACGGTGGtatgctgatgctgctgcccTTCCTGCTGCGACAACACaag GTGTGGAGGAAATGTAAGATGCGCATCTTCACCGTGGCCCAGATGGATGACAACAGCATCCAAATGAAGAAAGATCTCCAGATGTTCCTTTACCACCTGCGACTGGATGCAGAAGTAGAAGTAGTGGAGATG CATGATAATGACATCTCAGCCTTCACCTATGAGAAGACGCTGATGATGGAGCAGAGGTCTCAGATGCTGAAACAGATGCAACTCTCCAGGaccgagagggagagagag ATTCAGAGTATCACTGACGAATCACGTAGCTCAATCCGGAGGAAGAACCAGGGCGCTGCCCAGACCTCGAACCTCAGCCGGCAATCCTCTCAGACGGAGGACACTCAGGAGGATGAG GCCCAGCTGATCCACGACAGAAACACAGCGTCTCACGCCACAATAAACGACAAGGCAGAAACTGGACCTGAGCGGGTTCACATGACCTGGACCAAGGACAAGCTTTTCACGGAGCGTAACCGCAACCGTGAGGGCAACGCCAACGTGGCTGTACGAGACCTGTTTAACATGAAACC AGAGTGGGAGAGTCT GAACCAGTCTAACGTTCGTCGGATGCACACAGCTATCAAGCTGAATGAGGTGGTTGTCAACAAGTCGCAGGGCGCTCACCTGGTGCTGCTCAACATGCCCGGACCACCgaggaacagaggaggagatgaaaacT ATATGGAGTTCCTGGAGGTTCTCCTCGAGGGTCTGAACCGGGTGCTGCTGGTCCGAGGCGGTGGCCGTGAAGTCATCACCATctactcttaa